A region of Pyxidicoccus parkwaysis DNA encodes the following proteins:
- a CDS encoding DUF1731 domain-containing protein — protein sequence MTVLGRSSVIHIPGFMLKAAMEEMAMVALEGQRVLPKRLTESGFTFRRGASERVPPSRRGGGESGEGGSGQNGADEAEGAASGLLPSC from the coding sequence GTGACGGTGCTGGGCCGTTCCTCGGTGATACACATTCCGGGCTTCATGCTGAAGGCGGCAATGGAAGAGATGGCGATGGTGGCTCTCGAGGGCCAGCGCGTGCTGCCCAAGCGGCTCACCGAATCCGGCTTCACCTTCCGCAGGGGCGCGAGCGAACGCGTTCCCCCAAGCAGGAGAGGAGGAGGCGAGAGCGGGGAAGGAGGCAGCGGGCAGAACGGAGCGGATGAAGCAGAGGGCGCCGCGAGTGGACTTTTGCCGAGTTGCTGA
- a CDS encoding helix-turn-helix transcriptional regulator — METLYSLPGCRVDRVTHGSSAPAAARSRRSTERNRKPSPLPRHIEIRQRRLPATLSAALKLARKRAGMTQAEAAEGIGIAPEVYGRMERGGVLPSVPTLLRMCLILGSGPHELMGFAEVEPRQSAPGVNTMPPA, encoded by the coding sequence ATGGAAACGCTGTACTCCCTTCCTGGCTGTCGGGTGGACCGGGTGACCCACGGCAGCTCGGCGCCCGCCGCTGCACGCTCCCGGCGCTCCACGGAGCGCAACCGCAAGCCCTCCCCACTGCCGCGACACATCGAGATCCGGCAGCGCCGATTACCCGCCACCCTGAGCGCGGCCTTGAAGCTGGCACGCAAGCGGGCAGGCATGACTCAAGCAGAAGCAGCCGAGGGCATCGGCATCGCTCCCGAGGTGTACGGGCGCATGGAGCGGGGGGGCGTGCTGCCGAGCGTTCCAACGCTGTTGCGCATGTGCCTGATTCTCGGCAGCGGCCCCCATGAACTGATGGGGTTTGCCGAGGTGGAGCCGAGGCAGAGCGCCCCCGGGGTAAACACGATGCCCCCGGCCTGA
- a CDS encoding TonB-dependent receptor plug domain-containing protein: protein MRTRPPSWNNVAVWSLGAALLASPVVAHADSANQIDDLSLEELLNLQVDTVTRRIQPLLWAPARSVVVTRSQILQRRYVNLRDLLQDMPEVDVFTNYSAVTRSAVSVRGLVGNNRFLVLVDGVRINAMTGDEAPVEDNYPLFDAERVEVIYGPASAMYGADALVGVINIVSRREEASRGFSASASYGSADTRYGAAKLFTNIGEHARLSLTAHKHASDAPDLASAYRDDFQGIGELRDPFTGNVLASTPGNHFSNQVSSYSIAARLTLDKELTAGYDMRQFTQLTSVGMRPEYTIYGAAAPHRWQTFYLTYRKDLLPKLESSSEVNYSIFTKLPSFSYNNVYSGGVPQYKYSRNTSFSVREQLAYPLTPDIDLVAGVSWAYIQALPETGALTAPFDEDLPSGAQGQTIFGTSIPFPNYEISYQTLGTYLQTQAQLTSNLAVTAGMRFDHDTRYGSTFNPRAGVVYQFASGNTAKLLYGEAFLAPPPAYQYAFWGSFAGTDTNTGRPFAYWYHVPNANLDPMKARTLEFDYSLLMAKDLLVELDGYFSAVNGITVARTVESPTEFAGADILSYEEFRSEGRARLYGGNVSLRYQLKLGATEIEPWGSFSLSAGKSFDKPEDGWTEMPFNVPYKVKGGVTVKHDNFSFTPRVRWASRSTQALRNPEAPSHRLTSPAHAVVDVALRADDVFVKGLSLALDVRNALNARYYMPGAGGPLEFINTPQDPRTAMLELAFNYD from the coding sequence ATGCGTACTCGCCCCCCCTCCTGGAACAACGTTGCTGTCTGGTCTCTGGGAGCCGCGCTGCTTGCTTCCCCGGTCGTTGCTCACGCGGATTCGGCCAACCAGATAGACGACCTCTCGCTCGAGGAGCTCCTCAACCTCCAGGTGGACACCGTCACCCGCCGCATCCAGCCGCTGCTCTGGGCGCCGGCTCGCTCGGTCGTTGTCACTCGCAGCCAGATTCTGCAGCGACGCTACGTCAACCTGCGAGACCTCCTGCAGGACATGCCGGAGGTGGATGTCTTCACCAACTACTCGGCAGTGACACGGAGCGCGGTCTCCGTCCGCGGCCTGGTGGGGAACAACCGTTTCCTGGTCCTGGTCGACGGCGTCCGAATCAACGCGATGACGGGCGACGAGGCTCCCGTCGAAGACAACTATCCGCTCTTCGACGCCGAGCGCGTGGAAGTCATCTACGGTCCTGCTTCCGCCATGTACGGCGCCGACGCGCTGGTCGGCGTCATCAACATCGTCAGCAGGCGCGAGGAAGCCAGCCGCGGCTTCTCTGCCTCCGCTTCGTACGGGAGCGCCGACACGCGCTACGGCGCCGCCAAGCTGTTCACGAACATTGGCGAGCACGCCCGGCTGAGCCTCACGGCCCACAAGCACGCCTCGGATGCTCCGGACCTCGCCAGTGCCTATCGGGATGACTTCCAGGGCATCGGCGAGCTGAGAGATCCATTCACCGGGAACGTCCTGGCCTCGACTCCGGGCAACCACTTCAGCAACCAGGTGTCGAGCTACTCCATCGCCGCCCGGCTGACGCTCGATAAGGAGCTGACGGCCGGCTACGACATGCGGCAGTTCACCCAGCTCACGTCCGTGGGCATGAGGCCGGAGTACACCATCTACGGCGCGGCGGCCCCGCACCGGTGGCAGACCTTCTATCTGACGTATCGCAAGGACCTCCTCCCGAAGCTCGAGTCCAGCTCGGAGGTCAACTACTCCATCTTCACCAAGCTCCCGTCGTTCTCGTACAACAACGTGTATTCGGGGGGCGTGCCGCAATACAAATACTCGCGGAACACGTCCTTCAGCGTCAGGGAACAGCTGGCCTACCCGCTGACCCCCGACATCGACCTCGTGGCGGGAGTGTCCTGGGCGTACATCCAGGCGCTTCCCGAGACGGGCGCGCTCACTGCCCCGTTCGACGAGGACCTGCCCTCGGGGGCGCAAGGGCAGACCATCTTCGGAACGTCCATTCCGTTCCCGAACTACGAGATCAGCTATCAGACGCTCGGCACCTACCTGCAGACCCAGGCTCAGCTCACGAGCAATCTGGCCGTCACGGCGGGCATGCGCTTCGACCACGACACCCGGTACGGCAGCACCTTCAACCCGCGCGCGGGCGTCGTCTACCAATTCGCCTCGGGAAACACCGCGAAGCTGCTCTACGGCGAGGCCTTCCTCGCGCCGCCGCCCGCGTACCAATACGCCTTCTGGGGCTCGTTCGCGGGAACCGATACCAACACCGGCCGGCCTTTCGCCTACTGGTACCATGTCCCCAACGCCAACCTGGACCCGATGAAGGCGCGCACGTTGGAGTTCGACTACTCGCTGCTGATGGCCAAGGACCTGCTCGTCGAGCTCGATGGCTACTTCAGCGCGGTGAATGGCATCACCGTCGCGCGCACGGTCGAAAGCCCCACCGAGTTCGCGGGTGCGGACATCCTGTCCTACGAGGAGTTCCGGAGCGAGGGCCGGGCCAGGCTCTACGGCGGAAACGTCTCGCTCCGCTACCAGCTGAAGCTGGGGGCCACGGAAATCGAGCCGTGGGGCTCCTTCAGCCTCTCGGCGGGGAAGAGCTTCGACAAGCCCGAGGATGGATGGACCGAGATGCCGTTCAACGTGCCCTACAAGGTGAAGGGTGGCGTCACCGTGAAGCACGACAACTTCAGCTTCACCCCGCGGGTTCGCTGGGCCTCGCGGTCCACCCAGGCCCTGCGCAACCCGGAAGCGCCCTCCCACCGGCTGACCTCGCCCGCCCACGCGGTCGTCGATGTCGCGCTTCGCGCGGATGACGTCTTCGTCAAGGGGCTCTCCCTGGCCCTGGACGTCCGCAACGCGCTGAATGCCCGGTATTACATGCCGGGGGCCGGCGGCCCGCTGGAGTTCATCAACACGCCCCAGGACCCGCGCACGGCGATGCTGGAGCTGGCCTTCAACTACGACTAG